The proteins below come from a single Miscanthus floridulus cultivar M001 chromosome 1, ASM1932011v1, whole genome shotgun sequence genomic window:
- the LOC136491611 gene encoding uncharacterized protein, whose protein sequence is MDSAFRRALNEPMCLEETVVQQGIERCPFLRNINEPTSFSFSSVNFPVPARGAKGPIFEDGPNFDMAFRVFHGRDGVVPLSEGSLAQIEKPLRKPNPEFNPLAAKAATISLSAFGGFFSFGDFSNNHNRKNSNKKNPNNLPQNKGQSNNHEALSNEWLETGQCPLAKSYRALSGVVPLVAKMMTPPAGMKLKCPPAVVAARAALSRTAFAKGLRPQPLPTKILVIALLGMAANVPLGIWREHTKKFSVQWFAAVHAAVPFIGMLRKSVLMPKTAMALTIAASILGQTIGSRAERIRLKRAAAAKLARESHGDAAADCIKAPMSLKSGNHSVQFWDPLSLRVESTVGAGAPAVLVPAVSAFN, encoded by the exons ATGGATTCAGCTTTTAGAAGAGCTCTCAATGAGCCTATGTGCTTGGAAGAAACTGTCGTCCAACAAGGAATTGAAAGATGCCCATTCCTCAGGAACATCAATGAGCCTACAAGTTTTTCCTTCTCATCTGTCAACTTCCCTGTTCCG GCAAGAGGAGCCAAGGGACCAATTTTCGAAGATGGGCCTAATTTTGACATGGCATTTCGAGTTTTCCATGGTAGAGATGGGGTTGTCCCGCTTTCAGAAGGATCATTGGCCCAGATTGAGAAGCCACTGCGAAAGCCCAATCCTGAGTTCAATCCATTGGCGGCCAAAGCAGCAACCATCAGTCTATCTGCATTTGGAGGGTTTTTCAGCTTTGGTGACTTCTCAAATAATCACAATAGGAAAAACTCCAACAAAAAGAACCCCAACAACCTCCCCCAG AATAAAGGCCAGTCTAACAATCATGAAGCACTGAGTAACGAGTGGCTGGAAACGGGCCAATGTCCACTTGCAAAGTCTTATAGGGCATTAAGCGGTGTTGTGCCACTTGTAGCAAAGATGATGACACCCCCAGCTGGTATGAAACTGAAGTGCCCACCTGCAGTGGTTGCTGCCCGCGCAGCACTATCCCGCACAGCATTTGCAAAGGGCCTTCGCCCTCAGCCCCTGCCAACAAAAATACTGGTGATTGCATTGCTTGGTATGGCAGCAAATGTACCTCTCGGCATCTGGAGGGAGCACACAAAGAAGTTTTCAGTGCAGTGGTTTGCTGCAGTGCATGCAGCAGTGCCTTTCATAGGGATGCTCAGGAAATCTGTGCTGATGCCGAAGACAGCCATGGCCCTTACTATAGCCGCCTCAATACTGGGTCAGACAATCGGGTCAAGAGCTGAACGTATCAGATTGAAGAGGGCCGCGGCAGCAAAGTTAGCAAGAGAGAGCCATGGTGATGCTGCTGCTGACTGCATCAAAGCACCAATGAGTCTGAAAAGCGGGAACCACAGTGTTCAGTTTTGGGATCCGCTTTCCCTCAGAGTTGAAAGCACCGTAGGTGCAGGTGCCCCAGCAGTTCTTGTTCCTGCTGTTTCTGCTTTCAATTGA
- the LOC136491621 gene encoding ATP-dependent Clp protease proteolytic subunit 4, chloroplastic-like: MATGSASATASLSVAAAAAAALRVRRPCVRSRAWAPSQRPQKGAVLSLKPCASLAPHAPLWRAESDAAGGGAGAGDVMGLLLRERIVFLGNEIEDFLADAVVSQLLLLDAIDPDSDIRLFVNSPGDSFSATMAIYDVMQLVRTDVSTIGMGIAGSTASIILGGGTKGKQFAMPNTRIMIHQPVGGASGQALDVEVQAKEILTNKRNVIRIVSGFTGRTPEQVEKGIDRDRYMGPLEAVDYGLIDGVIDGDSIIPLEPVLERVKPKYNYEELYKDPQKFLTPDVPDDEIY, from the exons ATGGCGACCGGGAGTGCCAGTGCCACGGCGTCCCTCTccgtggcggcggcagcggctgctGCTCTGCGCGTCAGGCGGCCATGCGTTCGCTCTCGCGCTTGGGCCCCCTCGCAGCGGCCGCAAAAAGGGGCAGTCCTCAGCCTCAAGCCTTGCGCCTCGCTGGCACCACACGCTCCTCTGTGGCGGGCGGAGTCGGATGCCGCAGGCGGTGGTGCCGGCGCCGGCGACGTCATGGGCCTCCTCCTCCGGGAGCGCATAGTCTTCCTCGGCAACGAGATCGAGGACTTCCTCGCGGACGCCGTTGTCagccagctcctcctcctcgacGCCATCGATCCGGACTCTGACATCCGCCTCTTCGTGAACTCACCAGGGG ACTCTTTCAGTGCAACAATGGCCATCTATGATGTAATGCAGCTTGTGAGGACGGATGTCTCCACTATTGGAATGGGCATAGCTGGGTCAACAGCTTCTATAATCCTTGGTGGTGGCACGAAGGGCAAGCAATTTGCCATGCCCAACACCAGGATTATGATCCATCAGCCTGTCGGAGGTGCAAGTGGGCAGGCCCTAGATGTAGAGGTCCAAGCAAAGGAGATATTAACCAACAAGAGGAATGTCATTCGGATCGTATCAGGCTTCACGGGCCGCACTCCGGAGCAGGTAGAGAAAGGCATTGACAGAGATCGTTACATGGGCCCTCTTGAGGCCGTCGATTATGGACTTATTGATGGCGTGATCGATGGAGACAGTATCATCCCACTTGAGCCTGTCCTGGAGAGGGTGAAGCCTAAGTATAACTATGAAGAGTTGTACAAGGATCCGCAGAAGTTTCTTACACCAGATGTCCCAGATGATGAGATATACTAG
- the LOC136539245 gene encoding cyclin-dependent kinase E-1-like isoform X1, translating to MGDGRAGGANRPAWLQQYELIGKIGEGTYGLVFLARLKPSHPAPGRRGPPIAIKKFKQSKEGDGVSPTAIREIMLLREINHENVVKLVNVHINHADMSLYLAFDYAEHDLYEIIRHHREKLSSSINPYTVKSLLWQLLNGLNYLHSNWIIHRDLKPSNILVMGEGDEHGIIKIADFGLARIYQAPLKPLCDNGVVVTIWYRAPELLLGGKHYTSAVDMWAVGCIFAELLTLKPLFQGVEAKNTPNPFQLDQLDKIFKVLGHPTVEKWPTLANLPWWQNDQHIQGHKYDNPGLHNIVHLPPKSPAFDLLSKMLEYDPRKRITAAQALEHEYFRMDPLPGRNALLPSQPGEKIVQYPVRPVDTTTDFEGTTSLQPTQPPSGNAPPGGQSVARPMPRQMPQQPMVGGMPRVAAGANMAAFNASQAGMAGLNPGNIPMQRGAGGQSHPHQLRRKADQGTGMQQNPGYPQQKRRF from the exons ATGGGGGACGGGCGCGCGGGCGGCGCCAACCGTCCGGCGTGGCTGCAGCAGTACGAGCTGATTGGCAAGATCGGCGAGGGGACCTACGGCCTCGTCTTCCTCGCGCGCCTCAAGCCGTCCCACCCGGCGCCCGGTCGCCGCGGCCCCCCTATCGCCATCAAGAAGTTCAAGCAGTCCAAGGAGGGGGACGGCGTATCACCCACCGCAATTAGAGAGATCATG CTCCTGCGCGAGATCAACCACGAGAATGTCGTCAAGCTTGTCAATGTGCACATCAACCACGCTGACATGTCCCTATACCTCGCATTCGATTACGCAGAGCACGACCTCTAT GAGATTATCAGGCATCACAGGGAGAAGCTGAGCTCCTCCATTAACCCATACACTGTCAAATCCTTACTGTGGCAACTGCTCAACGGCCTCAACTATCTTCACAG TAACTGGATCATACATCGAGATCTAAAGCCTTCCAACATACTG GTCATGGGAGAAGGAGACGAGCATGGAATTATAAAGATAGCTGATTTTGGACTTGCTAGGATATATCAAGCTCCACTGAAACCATTATGTGACAATGGG GTTGTTGTAACTATCTGGTATCGTGCTCCTGAGCTGTTACTTGGGGGAAAACACTACACGAGTGCTGTTG ATATGTGGGCAGTTGGTTGCATTTTTGCTGAACTGCTCACACTGAAACCTCTGTTCCAAGGTGTGGAAGCAAAAAATACTCCGAATCCATTCCAG CTTGATCAACTTGACAAGATTTTTAAGGTCTTAG GTCACCCTACAGTTGAAAAGTGGCCTACCCTTGCCAATCTTCCATGGTGGCAAAACGACCAACACATTCAAGGCCATAAGTA TGACAACCCCGGTCTCCATAACATTGTTCATTTGCCACCGAAGAGTCCTGCATTTGACCTTCTCTCAAAAATGCTTGA GTATGATCCCCGAAAGCGTATAACAGCTGCACAAGCTTTGGAGCATGA ATACTTTCGGATGGACCCACTACCTGGACGAAA CGCGCTTTTACCATCCCAACCAGGGGAGAAAATTGTACAGTATCCTGTTCGTCCAGTAGATACTACAACAGATTTTGAAGGAACAACAAGCCTTCAACCAACTCAACCG CCATCAGGGAATGCTCCACCTGGAGGTCAATCTGTAGCAAGACCCATGCCACGACAAATGCCGCAGCAACCTATGGTTGGGGGGATGCCAAGAGTGGCAGCTGGAGCAAACATGGCTGCCTTCAATGCATCACAGGCTGGCATGGCTGGGCTAAATCCTGGTAACATCCCTATGCAGAGAGGCGCAGGTGGCCAGTCTCATCCGCACCAG TTGAGAAGGAAGGCAGATCAAGGGACGGGGATGCAGCAGAACCCTGGGTATCCTCAGCAGAAGAGACGGTTCTGA
- the LOC136539245 gene encoding cyclin-dependent kinase E-1-like isoform X2, which yields MGDGRAGGANRPAWLQQYELIGKIGEGTYGLVFLARLKPSHPAPGRRGPPIAIKKFKQSKEGDGVSPTAIREIMLLREINHENVVKLVNVHINHADMSLYLAFDYAEHDLYEIIRHHREKLSSSINPYTVKSLLWQLLNGLNYLHSNWIIHRDLKPSNILVMGEGDEHGIIKIADFGLARIYQAPLKPLCDNGVVVTIWYRAPELLLGGKHYTSAVDMWAVGCIFAELLTLKPLFQGVEAKNTPNPFQLDQLDKIFKVLGHPTVEKWPTLANLPWWQNDQHIQGHKYDNPGLHNIVHLPPKSPAFDLLSKMLEYDPRKRITAAQALEHDALLPSQPGEKIVQYPVRPVDTTTDFEGTTSLQPTQPPSGNAPPGGQSVARPMPRQMPQQPMVGGMPRVAAGANMAAFNASQAGMAGLNPGNIPMQRGAGGQSHPHQLRRKADQGTGMQQNPGYPQQKRRF from the exons ATGGGGGACGGGCGCGCGGGCGGCGCCAACCGTCCGGCGTGGCTGCAGCAGTACGAGCTGATTGGCAAGATCGGCGAGGGGACCTACGGCCTCGTCTTCCTCGCGCGCCTCAAGCCGTCCCACCCGGCGCCCGGTCGCCGCGGCCCCCCTATCGCCATCAAGAAGTTCAAGCAGTCCAAGGAGGGGGACGGCGTATCACCCACCGCAATTAGAGAGATCATG CTCCTGCGCGAGATCAACCACGAGAATGTCGTCAAGCTTGTCAATGTGCACATCAACCACGCTGACATGTCCCTATACCTCGCATTCGATTACGCAGAGCACGACCTCTAT GAGATTATCAGGCATCACAGGGAGAAGCTGAGCTCCTCCATTAACCCATACACTGTCAAATCCTTACTGTGGCAACTGCTCAACGGCCTCAACTATCTTCACAG TAACTGGATCATACATCGAGATCTAAAGCCTTCCAACATACTG GTCATGGGAGAAGGAGACGAGCATGGAATTATAAAGATAGCTGATTTTGGACTTGCTAGGATATATCAAGCTCCACTGAAACCATTATGTGACAATGGG GTTGTTGTAACTATCTGGTATCGTGCTCCTGAGCTGTTACTTGGGGGAAAACACTACACGAGTGCTGTTG ATATGTGGGCAGTTGGTTGCATTTTTGCTGAACTGCTCACACTGAAACCTCTGTTCCAAGGTGTGGAAGCAAAAAATACTCCGAATCCATTCCAG CTTGATCAACTTGACAAGATTTTTAAGGTCTTAG GTCACCCTACAGTTGAAAAGTGGCCTACCCTTGCCAATCTTCCATGGTGGCAAAACGACCAACACATTCAAGGCCATAAGTA TGACAACCCCGGTCTCCATAACATTGTTCATTTGCCACCGAAGAGTCCTGCATTTGACCTTCTCTCAAAAATGCTTGA GTATGATCCCCGAAAGCGTATAACAGCTGCACAAGCTTTGGAGCATGA CGCGCTTTTACCATCCCAACCAGGGGAGAAAATTGTACAGTATCCTGTTCGTCCAGTAGATACTACAACAGATTTTGAAGGAACAACAAGCCTTCAACCAACTCAACCG CCATCAGGGAATGCTCCACCTGGAGGTCAATCTGTAGCAAGACCCATGCCACGACAAATGCCGCAGCAACCTATGGTTGGGGGGATGCCAAGAGTGGCAGCTGGAGCAAACATGGCTGCCTTCAATGCATCACAGGCTGGCATGGCTGGGCTAAATCCTGGTAACATCCCTATGCAGAGAGGCGCAGGTGGCCAGTCTCATCCGCACCAG TTGAGAAGGAAGGCAGATCAAGGGACGGGGATGCAGCAGAACCCTGGGTATCCTCAGCAGAAGAGACGGTTCTGA